Proteins found in one Gardnerella vaginalis ATCC 14018 = JCM 11026 genomic segment:
- the cas2e gene encoding type I-E CRISPR-associated endoribonuclease Cas2e, with translation MPLTVITMTNCPLSLRGDLTKWMQEIATGVYVGNFNSRVREELWKRIEDSVGNGAVTMSFSSRNEIGYDFKTIHSHREVVYSDGLPLVRIPTVDTLENDIKHGFSDAAHFHNARKFSNVRRKSINTTSNKIENNLTTESISYLSYDNVSQNAKFTTNNEEITCTDYWKDFIGKTSKNFVVIDCETTGLNSKVDKIIEIGAVKFIDGKIEEFQKLININCDSVSNFNKNNFIPNEIIELTGITSNMLESYGVGLDLALREFIDFVGKLPLLGYNVSFDIGFFNSALFSLDEKLSSAFSVNKVIDISRFVKHDRRFLKNYQLKTVLHEYNISESVPHRALLDARLTARLVLNLTELLKFLS, from the coding sequence ATGCCGTTAACTGTGATTACGATGACTAACTGTCCACTATCTTTAAGAGGTGATTTAACCAAGTGGATGCAAGAAATAGCTACAGGCGTTTACGTCGGCAATTTTAATAGTCGAGTTCGAGAAGAATTATGGAAGCGCATAGAAGACAGTGTTGGAAATGGTGCTGTAACAATGAGCTTTTCTTCCAGAAATGAAATTGGCTACGATTTTAAAACTATTCATTCGCATCGTGAGGTGGTTTATTCGGATGGATTACCTCTGGTACGTATTCCAACAGTTGATACATTAGAAAACGATATTAAACATGGATTTAGCGATGCAGCACATTTTCATAACGCAAGGAAATTTTCAAATGTTAGGCGTAAAAGTATTAATACTACTTCTAATAAAATTGAAAATAATCTTACAACTGAAAGTATTAGTTATCTAAGTTATGATAATGTTTCTCAAAATGCAAAATTTACTACAAATAATGAAGAAATAACTTGTACAGATTACTGGAAAGATTTTATTGGTAAAACAAGTAAGAATTTTGTTGTAATAGATTGCGAAACTACAGGTTTAAATAGCAAAGTTGATAAAATTATCGAAATTGGAGCCGTTAAGTTCATTGATGGGAAAATTGAAGAATTCCAGAAATTAATAAATATTAATTGCGATAGCGTTAGTAATTTTAACAAAAATAATTTTATTCCTAATGAAATTATTGAGCTAACTGGTATTACATCCAACATGCTTGAATCTTATGGTGTCGGATTAGATTTAGCATTAAGAGAATTTATTGATTTTGTGGGAAAATTACCATTATTAGGATATAACGTATCGTTTGATATTGGATTTTTTAATTCGGCTTTATTCTCATTAGATGAGAAACTCAGCAGTGCTTTTTCTGTTAATAAAGTTATTGATATTTCACGTTTTGTGAAGCATGATAGGAGGTTTTTGAAAAATTATCAGTTGAAGACTGTTCTGCATGAGTATAACATTTCTGAGTCAGTTCCTCATAGAGCTCTCCTGGATGCTAGGCTAACGGCGCGTCTTGTTCTTAATTTGACAGAATTGTTAAAGTTTCTTTCATAA
- a CDS encoding LysR family transcriptional regulator: MTLLQLKYIVKIVECGSMNEASHELYVSQPALSSSVKELERELGIEIFTRSSQGIALTVDGAEFLTYARQVLDQADLLEERYNSTKPRKQLCSVATQHYMFAVEAFVDMIRSIDSNEYEFSLRETRTKNIINQVTSMRADLGLLYLSDYNKDVIGKMLREKHLEFHPLFRAKLHVFISRNNPLAGHKKLTLEDLRPYPFIQYEQGEDGSFFFTEEAVWPQHPPKKINVTDRATILNFIIGLNGFTICTGIDNGDLNNEKIVTIPLDCEETMLVGWIKNERTNLSPAAIAYLSQLESVLIKHGYQVISRAK, translated from the coding sequence ATGACGCTGCTGCAATTAAAGTACATTGTGAAAATCGTAGAGTGTGGATCTATGAACGAAGCTTCGCATGAACTTTATGTTTCACAGCCAGCGTTAAGCTCTTCCGTAAAAGAATTGGAACGAGAGCTTGGCATTGAGATTTTTACAAGGTCTTCTCAAGGAATTGCATTAACTGTTGACGGAGCTGAGTTTTTAACATACGCACGACAAGTTTTAGACCAGGCAGATTTGCTTGAAGAGCGATACAACAGCACTAAGCCTAGAAAACAGCTTTGCAGCGTTGCAACTCAGCACTACATGTTTGCTGTTGAAGCTTTTGTAGACATGATTCGCAGCATTGATTCTAACGAGTACGAGTTTTCACTAAGGGAGACTCGTACAAAAAATATTATTAATCAAGTGACTTCAATGCGCGCAGACCTTGGTTTGCTTTATCTTTCCGACTACAACAAAGACGTTATTGGAAAGATGCTTCGAGAAAAGCATCTTGAATTCCATCCACTTTTCCGCGCTAAATTGCATGTGTTTATTTCTAGAAACAATCCACTTGCGGGTCATAAAAAACTCACTTTGGAGGATTTGCGACCATATCCGTTTATTCAGTATGAGCAGGGTGAGGATGGTAGCTTCTTCTTTACAGAGGAAGCGGTATGGCCTCAACATCCACCTAAAAAGATTAATGTTACAGACCGCGCAACCATTTTGAACTTTATTATTGGCCTTAATGGTTTTACTATTTGCACTGGAATCGACAATGGCGACTTGAATAACGAGAAAATCGTGACTATTCCGCTGGATTGCGAAGAAACCATGCTTGTTGGGTGGATTAAGAATGAGCGCACGAATCTTTCTCCTGCAGCAATTGCGTATCTTTCTCAACTCGAATCTGTGTTAATTAAACACGGATATCAAGTAATAAGTAGAGCTAAATAG
- a CDS encoding type I-E CRISPR-associated protein Cse1/CasA produces the protein MSRFNLLDEPWISVIVDEKGHNKLVSITDVFKHASEYKALAGDMKTQDFALLRVLLAAIHTVFSRYDIQGNSREFDSGEDSEDDFNEETMDIWREVWNSKKFPDAVFKYLEQWHDHFYLFDDKYPFFQVLKQDIDSKKLGGKSPSEISGKNINRLISESNNKIAVFSPKDNVDNNKSSLTEPQLARWIITLQSYAGLADKTMFGTEKYKASKGWLFDLGGIEIIGANLFETLMLNCVLVGDVQSPEKKQKPCWEYSGTENIENSFYETFIDNISQLYTRWSRAIYINPDISVDKPISVSIVKLPDINHKNSFIEPMTVWQYNKEGENKDKYTPRKHRTEEAMWRSFGLLTSQELYDGSVKNHKPGIMEWLNKIKHDITGSSISLQAISMKDDGNATSWVPTDEICDTLYIDEVVVTDNADDGWVYRINNEVEYTRSAIGFIYKQFLLDICEIRNRNKDDATKYSAKYISQAYFLVDQPFREWLANIKPKDSMNERCTQWRNTLHNILIDEAKGMLENATLRDFTGRPSDQSEKESTKNIVTAYNIFTSRLKKLSGK, from the coding sequence GTGAGCAGGTTTAATCTACTAGATGAGCCTTGGATTTCCGTCATTGTAGACGAAAAAGGCCACAATAAACTCGTATCAATTACAGATGTATTTAAGCATGCATCAGAATATAAAGCTCTTGCTGGCGATATGAAAACTCAGGACTTTGCATTGCTTCGTGTTTTGCTTGCTGCGATTCATACTGTTTTTTCTAGGTACGATATTCAGGGAAATTCTCGTGAATTTGATTCAGGTGAAGATAGTGAAGATGATTTCAATGAAGAAACAATGGATATTTGGCGCGAAGTTTGGAATTCAAAAAAGTTTCCAGATGCAGTTTTCAAATATTTAGAACAATGGCATGATCATTTCTACCTTTTTGATGACAAATATCCATTTTTCCAAGTACTTAAACAGGATATCGATAGTAAAAAGCTTGGCGGTAAATCTCCTAGTGAGATATCTGGTAAAAATATAAATCGATTGATTTCTGAAAGTAACAATAAAATAGCTGTATTTTCTCCAAAAGATAATGTTGATAACAACAAATCGTCACTTACTGAACCACAATTAGCAAGATGGATTATTACCTTACAGTCATACGCTGGATTAGCAGATAAGACCATGTTTGGTACGGAAAAATATAAAGCTTCTAAAGGTTGGCTTTTTGATCTCGGCGGTATTGAGATAATAGGAGCAAATTTATTTGAAACTCTTATGCTCAATTGTGTACTTGTTGGCGATGTGCAATCTCCTGAGAAAAAACAAAAGCCATGTTGGGAATATTCAGGAACAGAAAATATTGAAAATTCGTTTTATGAAACATTTATTGACAATATTTCCCAGCTTTACACTCGCTGGAGTAGGGCAATATATATAAATCCTGATATTAGTGTTGACAAGCCAATATCGGTTTCTATAGTGAAACTTCCTGATATTAATCATAAAAATTCTTTTATTGAACCAATGACAGTATGGCAGTATAACAAGGAAGGTGAAAACAAGGATAAATACACTCCAAGGAAGCATAGAACAGAAGAAGCTATGTGGAGATCATTTGGACTCCTTACATCGCAAGAATTATATGATGGGAGTGTAAAAAATCACAAACCAGGAATTATGGAATGGCTTAACAAAATTAAACATGATATTACTGGTTCTTCTATTTCACTGCAAGCCATAAGTATGAAAGATGACGGCAATGCTACATCTTGGGTTCCTACAGATGAAATATGCGATACTCTGTATATTGATGAAGTCGTAGTAACTGATAATGCTGACGATGGATGGGTATACAGAATTAACAATGAAGTTGAGTATACAAGATCTGCCATAGGATTCATTTACAAGCAATTTCTTCTCGACATATGTGAAATACGCAATAGAAATAAAGATGATGCAACTAAATATTCTGCTAAGTACATTAGTCAGGCTTATTTCTTAGTTGATCAACCGTTTAGAGAATGGTTAGCAAATATTAAACCAAAAGATTCAATGAATGAACGTTGTACTCAATGGAGAAATACTTTGCATAACATACTCATAGATGAGGCAAAAGGAATGCTAGAAAATGCAACATTGCGCGATTTTACAGGTAGACCATCTGATCAAAGCGAGAAAGAATCTACAAAAAATATAGTTACAGCTTACAACATTTTTACTAGTCGATTAAAAAAATTATCAGGAAAATAA
- the cas6e gene encoding type I-E CRISPR-associated protein Cas6/Cse3/CasE: MSYLSRVEIDYKKPSSLRDLKSVGAFHNWVEQSFPDEWENHERSRKLWRVDVLHGKHYLLIVSDSEPDLQRLEMYGVAGTASSKNYDKFLGSLMNGMRMQFRVTLNPVVSISDTAETRTTRGRVVPHVTYDQQMNFLLNRAQKLGFSLNENEFAIVERGYSLFTKSEKPIRLSKAVYQGILTISDAKIMRKTLLEGIGKKKAYGFGMMTVIPLDN; this comes from the coding sequence ATGTCTTATTTAAGCAGAGTTGAAATTGATTATAAAAAGCCCTCATCATTGAGAGATCTTAAATCTGTCGGAGCTTTTCACAATTGGGTTGAGCAAAGTTTTCCCGACGAATGGGAGAATCATGAAAGAAGCCGAAAACTATGGAGAGTTGATGTTCTGCATGGAAAACATTACTTGCTTATAGTGAGTGATTCTGAACCAGATTTGCAACGTCTAGAGATGTATGGTGTTGCTGGAACAGCGTCAAGTAAGAATTATGATAAGTTTTTAGGCTCACTGATGAATGGCATGAGAATGCAATTTCGTGTGACGCTTAACCCTGTTGTTTCTATTTCTGATACTGCTGAAACTCGCACTACTAGAGGTAGGGTAGTACCACATGTTACTTATGATCAGCAGATGAATTTTTTGCTTAATCGCGCACAAAAATTAGGTTTTTCGTTGAACGAAAATGAATTCGCTATTGTTGAACGCGGATATAGCTTATTTACAAAGTCAGAAAAACCTATTCGATTAAGTAAAGCTGTTTATCAAGGTATTTTAACAATTAGTGATGCAAAGATTATGCGTAAAACACTGTTAGAAGGAATTGGCAAAAAGAAAGCGTATGGCTTTGGAATGATGACAGTAATTCCTTTAGACAATTAA
- a CDS encoding HAD family hydrolase has protein sequence MKNTNINTNINTNENVESVEIHDVMFDYCKVLLEWNCRNCLQKQFPDLVDTICPNGTFGKDDLAGFYEFEDRMDGGELLKDLLPEYERRFGKELSNAFQWYCAHYDQVLTQMMPGMVDLLHDLRKAGYGVWGLTNWSKETFPLALRKFPELNTLLQGTIISGVEKLHKPQPEIFELAMSRFGLKPQTTVFFDDKPVNIDGAHNVGMHGFVFTTTEQARKDLASLGVRL, from the coding sequence ATGAAAAACACAAATATCAACACAAATATCAACACAAATGAAAATGTAGAATCTGTTGAAATTCACGACGTAATGTTTGATTATTGTAAGGTCTTACTCGAGTGGAATTGCAGGAATTGTTTACAAAAACAGTTCCCGGATTTAGTAGACACGATTTGCCCTAATGGTACTTTTGGAAAAGACGATTTGGCTGGATTCTATGAGTTTGAAGACCGCATGGACGGCGGCGAACTACTAAAAGACCTTTTGCCAGAATATGAAAGGCGCTTTGGCAAGGAGCTTAGTAACGCTTTTCAATGGTATTGCGCACACTATGACCAAGTTCTTACGCAAATGATGCCTGGAATGGTTGATTTATTGCACGATTTACGCAAAGCTGGCTACGGAGTTTGGGGATTGACTAACTGGTCTAAAGAAACTTTCCCACTCGCATTGCGTAAATTCCCAGAATTGAACACGCTTTTACAAGGTACGATTATTTCTGGCGTTGAAAAATTGCATAAGCCACAGCCCGAGATTTTTGAACTTGCTATGAGCAGATTTGGATTGAAACCGCAAACAACTGTTTTCTTCGACGATAAGCCAGTAAATATTGATGGCGCGCATAACGTTGGAATGCATGGGTTTGTTTTTACTACTACCGAACAAGCTCGCAAAGATTTAGCATCGCTAGGCGTTAGATTATAG
- the casB gene encoding type I-E CRISPR-associated protein Cse2/CasB — protein MAENKSKSVEVSNAVSKIINQFLNSSDIASRRTMLAQLRHTIGKPLSQSIEIWPWILNNVPESFIDKYGEVNYQLRAVINTLQIYALYEQGVAEKSSYKDLNKSEDSENEKSYNNMGTALRTLRSDEGVRGAMDRRFSVMITANDYESFYYYLRQLVRLLKSRTKENQQSIDYSKLARDLYLLQFEDSEKVRLSWAQEYYRLSK, from the coding sequence ATGGCTGAAAATAAAAGCAAATCTGTTGAAGTATCAAACGCTGTTAGCAAAATCATAAATCAATTTTTGAACAGCTCAGATATTGCATCGAGACGAACTATGCTTGCTCAACTACGTCACACAATCGGTAAGCCATTAAGTCAGTCAATAGAAATATGGCCATGGATATTAAACAATGTGCCAGAAAGCTTCATAGATAAATATGGCGAAGTTAACTACCAATTGCGAGCTGTTATAAACACTTTGCAAATATACGCATTGTACGAGCAAGGTGTTGCAGAAAAATCAAGTTATAAAGATTTGAACAAATCTGAAGATTCAGAAAATGAAAAATCTTATAACAATATGGGAACAGCTTTAAGAACACTAAGAAGTGATGAAGGCGTACGTGGAGCTATGGATAGGCGCTTTAGTGTTATGATCACTGCAAACGACTACGAAAGTTTTTACTACTACCTTCGTCAACTAGTTCGACTACTAAAAAGCAGAACAAAAGAAAATCAACAATCGATTGATTATTCTAAACTAGCTCGCGATTTATATTTGCTTCAGTTTGAAGATTCAGAAAAAGTAAGACTTTCCTGGGCGCAAGAATATTATCGCTTAAGCAAGTAG
- the cas7e gene encoding type I-E CRISPR-associated protein Cas7/Cse4/CasC, with protein MNAHLFLDIQAIQTVPPCNINRDDAGSPKTAQYGGVTRTRISSQCWKHSMREYFKEHSGDSNVGIRSKNIVKYVADKIITLKPELSEQEALDLADKTLNTAGVKTKTDKGETVPTAKALFFLGETQANSLAQAAINNVTDKKQLQEILRDNPPIDIALFGRMLADDPSLNEDASSQVAHAISTHAVRTEFDYYTAVDDLSADDNAGAGMLGTIEYNSSTLYRYANVAVHEFSHQLSDNKESTINALRLFIEAFANAMPTGKVNTFANQTLPQMLVVTLRDDRPVNLVSAFEDPVKSKDGYVSKSIEKLSQEYEKVQKFVHKPLASFYVTMDSSNEEIKLGVEEQSMQQLLDDFSSKVSEFLQ; from the coding sequence ATGAACGCTCATTTATTCTTAGATATTCAAGCAATCCAAACTGTTCCACCATGCAATATTAATCGCGATGATGCAGGCAGTCCAAAAACTGCTCAATATGGCGGTGTAACTAGAACCAGAATAAGTTCTCAATGCTGGAAGCACTCAATGCGTGAATACTTCAAAGAGCACAGCGGTGATTCTAATGTTGGAATACGAAGCAAAAATATTGTTAAATACGTTGCCGATAAAATCATTACGTTAAAACCAGAATTATCTGAACAAGAAGCATTAGATTTAGCAGATAAAACGTTAAATACTGCTGGAGTTAAAACTAAAACAGATAAGGGGGAAACAGTTCCTACAGCAAAAGCTTTATTCTTCTTAGGCGAGACTCAAGCAAATTCTCTAGCTCAAGCAGCAATCAATAATGTTACTGACAAGAAGCAACTGCAAGAAATCTTGAGAGATAATCCACCTATTGATATTGCGTTATTCGGTCGCATGCTTGCAGACGATCCATCGCTTAATGAGGACGCTTCTTCGCAAGTTGCTCACGCAATTTCCACTCACGCTGTTCGTACTGAATTCGATTACTATACTGCTGTTGATGATTTATCTGCGGATGATAATGCTGGAGCTGGAATGCTTGGAACAATAGAATATAATTCTTCAACGCTGTATCGTTATGCAAATGTTGCAGTACATGAATTTAGCCATCAGTTGAGCGATAACAAAGAATCTACAATTAATGCTCTTAGACTTTTTATTGAAGCTTTCGCTAACGCAATGCCTACTGGCAAAGTAAATACTTTTGCTAATCAAACTTTGCCGCAAATGCTGGTGGTAACTTTAAGAGATGACAGGCCAGTGAACTTAGTTAGTGCATTTGAAGATCCAGTAAAATCTAAGGACGGATATGTTTCAAAATCTATAGAAAAGCTATCTCAAGAATACGAAAAAGTTCAAAAATTTGTCCATAAACCACTTGCATCATTCTATGTAACAATGGATTCTTCGAATGAGGAAATTAAATTAGGCGTGGAAGAGCAAAGTATGCAGCAATTGTTGGATGACTTTTCTTCTAAAGTCTCCGAATTCCTTCAGTAA
- the cas5e gene encoding type I-E CRISPR-associated protein Cas5/CasD, whose amino-acid sequence MKSLLLKFSGPLQSWGTDSHFETRHTDYYPSKSAVVGMIAAAFGYRRSADCDEAIAKLNDLDFAVRIDQQGNLLRDYHIAAKYKSNGDFEKNYVTNRYYLEDAIFLVAIGSDNEQLIYSINDALRSPYFQSSLGRRSLPPTADFILGVEDCGVIQALLTHEWLANKWSKKRFNTFRLSDSSESADESCNEVFISLYADSDLVDKAAAELVKDDTSTYKIQGSVRRLRKDFVNSFSNKERKFGFRYESKVEIPIKRILHNNSDSEGISSDSKHVKSTGDFIAEHDAFSGLES is encoded by the coding sequence ATGAAAAGTTTATTACTGAAGTTTTCTGGGCCATTGCAATCATGGGGTACAGATTCGCATTTTGAGACTCGTCACACAGACTACTATCCATCTAAAAGTGCGGTAGTAGGCATGATTGCTGCAGCTTTTGGATATAGAAGAAGTGCAGATTGTGATGAAGCGATTGCAAAGCTTAATGATTTAGATTTTGCAGTACGAATAGATCAGCAAGGAAATTTGCTTAGAGATTATCATATTGCTGCAAAATATAAGTCTAACGGTGACTTTGAAAAAAATTACGTTACAAATCGTTACTATCTAGAAGATGCCATATTCCTAGTTGCAATAGGATCCGATAATGAGCAACTTATTTACAGTATTAACGATGCGTTGCGCTCGCCGTATTTTCAATCTAGTTTAGGCAGAAGATCATTGCCTCCTACTGCTGACTTTATTCTAGGAGTAGAAGATTGTGGAGTAATTCAGGCTCTATTAACGCATGAGTGGCTTGCAAACAAGTGGTCTAAAAAAAGATTTAATACTTTTAGACTATCTGATTCATCAGAGTCTGCTGATGAATCATGCAATGAAGTATTTATATCCTTATACGCTGATTCTGATTTAGTAGATAAAGCTGCAGCAGAATTAGTTAAAGACGATACTAGTACTTATAAAATTCAGGGATCAGTTCGCAGATTGCGCAAGGATTTCGTTAATTCTTTCTCTAACAAGGAAAGAAAATTCGGATTCCGTTACGAGTCAAAAGTGGAAATACCTATTAAGAGAATTCTCCACAATAATTCGGATTCGGAAGGTATTTCATCAGATAGTAAGCATGTGAAATCTACTGGAGATTTTATTGCTGAGCATGATGCTTTTTCTGGATTGGAGTCTTAA
- a CDS encoding ADP-dependent NAD(P)H-hydrate dehydratase, whose product MSELLNIEAKDVSKCLKKPKPFYNKYSRGVLGLVTGSNEYPGAAILSASAASHANIGMVRYAGPLRAQNLVLQTSPEVVASEQLTGKIDAITVGSGIPDADHCNTEASANQRKYIASILAQYAKENNNSKEQSISQKDNLPPLCVDAGALDLLPKHVCTKVVLTPHTGELSSLFTRYDLNISAQQISSNPTHYAQKAADLTGATVLVKGATTAVASPSELHSPIYIAKCAPSWLATAGSGDVLAGILGALLAQRERKENNKNCAENYAENYANYAENENYAFIAASAAVIHGISASLASKINSENNYTQLAQDIVESNDASTSDHPIVASDIINALPYIIGLLMNLN is encoded by the coding sequence ATGAGTGAACTTCTAAACATAGAAGCAAAAGATGTAAGCAAATGTCTAAAAAAGCCTAAGCCTTTTTACAATAAATACTCGCGTGGGGTTCTGGGATTAGTAACGGGTTCTAATGAGTATCCTGGAGCTGCAATATTAAGCGCGAGTGCTGCGTCACACGCAAATATTGGAATGGTTCGTTATGCCGGTCCTCTTCGCGCACAAAACTTAGTATTACAAACATCTCCAGAAGTAGTAGCCTCGGAACAATTGACTGGAAAAATCGACGCTATAACAGTTGGATCTGGAATACCAGATGCGGATCATTGCAATACTGAAGCTAGCGCAAATCAAAGAAAATACATTGCGAGCATTCTTGCGCAATATGCGAAAGAAAATAATAATTCGAAAGAACAATCAATAAGTCAAAAAGATAATCTTCCACCACTATGCGTAGATGCTGGAGCGTTAGATTTACTGCCAAAACATGTTTGCACAAAAGTGGTTCTCACTCCACACACAGGAGAATTAAGCTCACTTTTTACTAGATACGACTTGAATATAAGCGCACAGCAAATATCTAGCAATCCAACACACTACGCTCAAAAAGCAGCCGATCTTACTGGAGCAACTGTGCTAGTTAAAGGCGCAACAACAGCAGTTGCATCACCATCAGAACTACACTCTCCCATTTATATTGCAAAATGCGCTCCATCTTGGCTCGCAACCGCAGGTTCAGGAGATGTACTGGCAGGAATTCTAGGAGCATTATTAGCGCAACGCGAAAGAAAAGAAAATAATAAAAATTGTGCAGAAAATTATGCAGAAAACTACGCGAATTACGCAGAAAACGAAAACTATGCTTTTATTGCAGCGAGCGCAGCTGTAATCCACGGAATTTCAGCATCATTAGCATCTAAAATCAACAGCGAAAACAATTACACTCAATTGGCGCAAGACATAGTGGAATCAAATGATGCTTCAACTTCAGATCACCCAATTGTAGCAAGCGATATTATTAATGCGCTGCCTTACATTATTGGTCTTTTAATGAATCTTAATTAG
- the cas1e gene encoding type I-E CRISPR-associated endonuclease Cas1e: MKKKFGAKKAEIPELPRISDRVSFIYVEHAKINRLDSAVTVFDANGTIRVPAAMIGVLLLGPGTEITHRAMELLGDVGASIVWVGEHGVRNYAHGRALSRSSRLLEKQAKLVTNNRSRLSVARKMYQMRFPNENVSSYTMQQLRGREGARVRHVYREMSNQYNVQWNGRDYKIDDFESGTVVNQALSVGNVCLYGLVHSIISALGLAPGLGFVHTGHDLSLVYDIADLYKAELTIPASFEVASQCESEDDIEQLMRLKMRDCFANCNIMSRIVNDIQNLLEIPIDEQITVDVIHLWDDKELLVDSGINYSEVN, translated from the coding sequence ATGAAAAAGAAATTCGGTGCCAAAAAAGCTGAAATACCAGAGCTTCCACGTATAAGCGACAGAGTGAGTTTTATATACGTAGAGCATGCGAAAATTAATCGTCTTGATAGTGCTGTTACAGTCTTTGATGCAAATGGAACTATAAGAGTTCCTGCTGCAATGATTGGCGTTTTACTTTTAGGCCCTGGTACTGAGATTACTCATAGAGCTATGGAATTACTTGGAGATGTTGGTGCAAGCATAGTTTGGGTTGGTGAGCATGGGGTTCGAAATTATGCTCATGGTAGAGCATTGTCAAGAAGTTCAAGATTGTTGGAAAAACAAGCAAAACTTGTTACTAATAATAGGTCTAGACTGAGCGTTGCGAGAAAAATGTATCAAATGCGTTTCCCTAACGAAAACGTATCGTCATATACTATGCAACAATTGCGAGGTCGAGAGGGCGCTCGTGTTAGACATGTATATAGGGAAATGTCTAACCAATACAATGTCCAATGGAATGGTCGCGATTATAAAATCGACGATTTTGAAAGTGGCACTGTTGTTAATCAAGCATTGTCTGTAGGTAACGTATGCTTATACGGTTTAGTGCATAGCATAATATCTGCTTTAGGTTTAGCACCTGGATTAGGTTTCGTACATACTGGACATGATCTTTCTCTCGTATATGATATTGCAGACTTATATAAAGCTGAATTAACTATTCCTGCGTCTTTTGAAGTTGCTTCTCAGTGTGAATCCGAGGATGACATTGAACAGTTAATGCGTTTGAAGATGCGCGATTGCTTCGCAAATTGCAACATAATGTCTCGTATTGTTAATGATATACAAAATCTTCTTGAAATACCAATTGACGAGCAAATTACTGTTGATGTAATACATCTTTGGGACGATAAGGAACTTCTAGTAGATTCTGGAATAAATTACAGTGAGGTGAATTGA